A single window of Sphingobacterium sp. ML3W DNA harbors:
- a CDS encoding ABC transporter transmembrane domain-containing protein — protein sequence MRKFPICIQHDVMDCGAACIKMITEYNNQFIDLSEIKSECNPTREGVSLSAIARTLDFYGYTTIGGKITTERLIEKQPLPAIIHWNQEHFVVLYKIKKSEQGYTFYIADPDIGLLKYKEKDFKENWCSTVSGQEDKGVILVIEKKSGVDQFSVKSKKKSVGSGILKPYFLKYKKYFYQLLIGLLIGSLIQVIFPFLTRAIVDIGIYNKNIAFINVILIAQLVLLLSKMVAEFIQNWLLLHIGTRINVSMLSDFLVKLMKLPMSFFDTKLTGDILQRFVDFKRFEQFITQQSLTVLYAVINLLVFGGILLSFSFSIFSVFTIGSILYILWLLLFMKRRKILDYQLFEQRSINDNKTYQLIHGMQEVKLQGCSQRLRWEWEDVQAKLLDLNIISLKIRQQQMAGSTFINESKNVIITFLSAYAVISGDLSLGTMLAVQYIIGH from the coding sequence ATGAGAAAGTTTCCAATATGTATACAGCATGACGTGATGGATTGCGGAGCGGCTTGTATCAAAATGATCACCGAATACAACAATCAATTCATCGATTTATCGGAGATTAAAAGTGAATGTAATCCGACAAGAGAAGGAGTGTCTTTATCCGCCATTGCACGTACTTTAGATTTCTACGGGTACACCACTATTGGTGGAAAAATTACGACAGAAAGACTGATAGAGAAACAGCCTTTACCAGCAATTATTCATTGGAATCAAGAACATTTCGTAGTACTATACAAAATCAAGAAATCCGAACAAGGCTATACCTTTTATATTGCTGATCCCGATATTGGATTATTGAAGTATAAAGAAAAGGACTTTAAAGAAAACTGGTGTAGTACAGTTTCGGGTCAGGAGGATAAAGGGGTGATTTTGGTCATAGAAAAGAAATCAGGGGTTGATCAGTTCTCTGTAAAAAGTAAAAAGAAATCAGTGGGATCCGGTATTCTAAAGCCATACTTCTTAAAATATAAAAAATATTTTTATCAATTGCTTATCGGTCTGCTGATTGGAAGTCTAATTCAAGTTATTTTTCCTTTCTTAACCAGGGCGATAGTGGATATAGGTATCTATAATAAAAATATTGCATTTATTAATGTCATTCTCATAGCTCAACTTGTTCTGTTGTTAAGTAAAATGGTAGCAGAATTTATACAAAACTGGCTCCTTTTACATATAGGCACACGTATCAACGTATCCATGCTTTCGGATTTTCTGGTAAAGTTAATGAAACTTCCTATGAGCTTTTTTGATACAAAGCTTACGGGAGACATTTTACAAAGGTTCGTCGATTTTAAACGATTTGAACAGTTTATCACACAGCAATCTTTGACGGTCTTGTATGCAGTAATCAACCTACTGGTTTTTGGAGGAATTCTCTTATCATTCAGTTTTTCAATATTTTCAGTTTTCACAATCGGAAGTATTTTATACATTCTATGGTTATTACTTTTTATGAAACGAAGGAAAATATTGGATTACCAATTGTTCGAACAGCGCTCCATCAATGATAACAAAACTTATCAGTTGATACATGGTATGCAAGAAGTAAAGTTACAAGGATGTTCGCAACGTCTAAGATGGGAATGGGAAGATGTACAAGCAAAACTGTTGGACTTGAATATCATTTCATTGAAAATTCGCCAACAACAAATGGCAGGAAGTACTTTTATTAATGAAAGTAAAAATGTAATTATTACTTTCTTATCTGCCTATGCGGTTATTAGTGGTGACCTCTCATTAGGGACGATGCTTGCTGTTCAGTATATTATAGGTCATTAA
- a CDS encoding TonB-dependent receptor domain-containing protein, whose translation MRTILLLLISFLTIQTSKAQESYTISGRILNEKNESIEYATISLATIPSSSVLEGGITDKNGRYKVSVSKKGTYLLKVEYLGYLDYDKEINIEADNVLDNILLQEEVVVLDELVITARRKLINNNKGRISMNVADSELSRLASTLDVISLMPSLTVSGSDLSVVGRGKPLIILNGREVKNIEEIANLSPDRIKKITLDRNPSSQYDASYNSVLLIETKDQLKDQLSLQLIHRSGVKRQYNHNETINVNHKLGKFSNFISYKFGDGKSHDKVENFQNININNSKISNSYYSDAIDKKKEHSLNLSSSIVFNDKNQLNFQYNMNIEDKKLNVSGFENRSESNPSYLDIFRSSINSKNYPALSMNHSWKIDSLNQIKVYADYIHQSNNGTENILSQNPTEQFYNKGFLKGNSTFNTYAVRTEYSTKLFNNYDMMLGIRYSGIRNHALSDFNNSDTDLSFITNSKLNEQTSAVYGTFSRQLDNIFIEVGLRGEWNIGKYYNNDRSVFDQPRKLSNIFPSLSVSYDVSKSTQLNFNYNSKISRPNFEDLDPIVNYLSSSLYEQGNPILKPTISHNFSLGATLDNGLVVNGGFSYRNNLIAYTIVPFDEEKNIWVNTPINIPNSYSVNFNATYSKMFGKLISNLTADVSAPFLKYEFLGSQTSNNKTQYQLISANIYRLNPNVFFVGNIAMSSKYGYVNTLFDPTYRLTLAVNVTLLDGKLDLALFGNDILRKGNPNTISRYGLVEYGQKLNLDTRMIGLTAKFNINKFKTLFKPSDSNQLELDRIAK comes from the coding sequence ATGAGAACCATATTACTTTTATTGATTTCCTTTCTTACTATCCAAACATCAAAAGCGCAAGAATCATATACCATATCTGGAAGAATCCTAAATGAAAAGAATGAATCTATTGAATATGCTACGATATCACTCGCCACAATACCGTCTAGCAGTGTATTAGAGGGGGGTATTACTGATAAAAATGGGCGCTATAAAGTATCTGTATCCAAAAAAGGAACATATCTGCTTAAAGTTGAGTATTTGGGTTATCTGGATTATGACAAAGAAATAAACATAGAGGCGGATAACGTTCTCGATAATATTCTACTACAAGAAGAAGTTGTTGTCTTGGATGAACTTGTAATTACAGCTCGTCGCAAGTTAATAAACAATAACAAAGGACGTATTAGTATGAATGTTGCTGACTCTGAATTGAGCAGACTAGCCTCAACTCTTGATGTTATTTCTTTGATGCCCAGTCTAACTGTTTCTGGTAGTGATCTATCTGTTGTAGGTCGTGGTAAACCATTAATTATACTAAATGGTAGAGAGGTTAAGAACATAGAGGAAATTGCGAACCTAAGCCCAGATAGGATAAAGAAAATAACACTGGATCGCAACCCGTCATCACAGTATGACGCATCTTATAATAGCGTTCTTTTAATAGAAACCAAAGACCAATTAAAGGATCAATTGTCTTTACAGCTCATCCATCGAAGTGGCGTAAAAAGGCAATATAATCATAACGAAACCATAAATGTAAATCATAAATTAGGAAAATTCTCAAATTTTATTTCCTACAAGTTTGGAGATGGAAAAAGTCACGATAAGGTTGAAAATTTTCAAAACATAAATATCAACAACAGCAAAATAAGTAACAGCTATTATTCGGATGCTATAGATAAAAAGAAAGAACACTCGTTAAACTTGTCAAGTTCAATAGTTTTCAATGACAAAAATCAGTTGAATTTCCAATATAACATGAACATTGAAGACAAGAAACTAAATGTGTCTGGCTTTGAAAATCGTAGTGAATCTAACCCTAGCTATTTAGATATATTCCGGAGCTCTATTAACTCTAAAAACTACCCTGCTCTTTCGATGAACCATTCGTGGAAAATTGATTCTCTGAACCAAATAAAGGTTTATGCGGATTACATCCACCAGTCGAATAACGGAACTGAAAATATATTATCACAGAATCCAACAGAGCAATTTTATAATAAAGGCTTCTTAAAAGGAAATTCTACATTCAATACCTATGCTGTCAGAACAGAATACAGTACTAAATTATTCAATAATTATGACATGATGTTAGGTATCCGCTATTCAGGTATCCGTAACCACGCTTTATCAGATTTCAATAATTCCGATACAGATTTATCTTTCATTACTAATTCAAAACTGAATGAGCAAACGTCAGCCGTTTATGGAACGTTTTCAAGACAGTTAGATAATATTTTCATTGAAGTGGGACTACGGGGAGAATGGAATATCGGAAAATATTACAATAATGATAGATCAGTGTTTGACCAACCGAGAAAGTTATCCAATATATTTCCTTCTTTATCTGTTAGTTATGATGTTTCTAAATCTACTCAGCTTAATTTCAATTACAATAGCAAAATAAGCCGTCCAAACTTTGAGGATTTAGATCCTATAGTAAACTACCTGAGCTCTTCGTTATACGAGCAAGGAAATCCAATCCTTAAGCCGACGATTTCCCATAATTTTTCTTTAGGAGCAACATTAGATAATGGTTTGGTCGTTAATGGAGGTTTTTCATATCGTAACAATCTCATTGCATATACTATTGTTCCATTTGATGAGGAGAAAAACATATGGGTAAATACACCAATAAACATTCCGAATAGCTACTCAGTTAATTTCAATGCTACGTACAGTAAAATGTTCGGTAAACTCATTTCTAATTTAACAGCTGATGTTTCCGCTCCGTTTCTAAAATATGAATTTTTAGGGAGTCAGACATCTAATAACAAAACGCAATACCAATTGATTAGTGCAAACATATATAGATTAAACCCCAATGTTTTCTTTGTCGGAAACATTGCTATGAGTAGTAAATATGGTTATGTCAATACTTTATTTGACCCTACCTATAGATTGACATTAGCAGTTAATGTGACTTTATTGGATGGGAAACTTGATCTTGCATTATTCGGGAATGACATTTTACGAAAAGGCAATCCAAATACTATTTCGCGATATGGACTGGTCGAATATGGACAGAAACTTAATTTAGATACACGAATGATTGGTTTAACCGCAAAATTCAATATCAATAAATTTAAGACTTTATTTAAACCAAGCGATAGTAACCAACTCGAACTTGACAGAATTGCAAAATGA
- a CDS encoding sensor histidine kinase has protein sequence MVSQYDYLSKTLSSLYEEALITTVDKYRAIQFSKLPKKSQGISLKYNFENKSGSSMDSLINTDDYVLQLRTESEEEKLTPDQVLYKINSYAIANAPFDITELDSIMSEVMKEKDILCDYDLIVYSSKESKELDATNRSIFNESSSTYSTSKKELDITRDVQMYYENPASIIFQKMLYYLMFSAIVLIVVIWAVYYQWQIIQKQKMIETVRQDFVDSMTHELRHPLQGALSVAEVMENPSFMESPERRSKAISRIKTNLDNIDQLLESIVIKSYSEELWFEPQLEVGNLHDVINEVITSFALNYIKRVDFVTYFDENLTDVIFDPIHLPNAIKNLIDNSIKYSKEKVRIEISVILKEKWIHITVGDNGLGVKEKDLPKIFKKFYKIEHSKKNHGLGLGLSYVEWVCKMHKGNINVESKYNEGSKFTISIPFINE, from the coding sequence ATGGTATCACAGTATGATTATTTATCAAAAACATTAAGTAGCTTATATGAGGAAGCACTTATTACTACTGTTGACAAATATCGGGCGATCCAGTTCAGTAAGTTGCCTAAAAAATCACAAGGTATTTCCCTAAAATATAATTTTGAGAATAAATCAGGATCTTCAATGGATTCTTTAATCAATACCGATGATTATGTACTCCAACTACGTACTGAATCTGAGGAAGAAAAGCTAACTCCTGATCAGGTATTGTATAAAATCAACAGCTACGCAATCGCTAATGCTCCTTTTGATATTACTGAATTGGATAGTATTATGTCTGAGGTCATGAAAGAAAAAGATATACTTTGTGACTATGATTTAATAGTCTATAGCTCGAAGGAAAGTAAAGAATTAGATGCTACAAACAGAAGTATATTTAATGAATCCTCATCTACCTATAGTACTTCTAAGAAGGAACTGGATATTACAAGAGATGTACAGATGTATTATGAAAACCCAGCTTCTATTATTTTCCAGAAAATGCTCTATTATCTTATGTTCTCTGCGATAGTTCTCATTGTGGTAATTTGGGCAGTTTATTATCAATGGCAGATTATTCAGAAACAGAAAATGATAGAAACTGTCAGACAGGATTTTGTGGATAGTATGACACATGAGCTCAGACATCCGTTACAGGGCGCCCTGTCTGTTGCTGAAGTCATGGAAAATCCTTCCTTTATGGAAAGTCCAGAACGCAGATCAAAAGCTATTTCCCGTATAAAGACGAATCTTGATAATATAGATCAGCTTCTGGAGTCTATTGTGATAAAATCTTATTCAGAAGAATTATGGTTTGAACCGCAGTTAGAAGTTGGCAATTTACATGATGTCATAAATGAAGTCATAACCTCTTTCGCATTAAATTATATAAAAAGAGTAGATTTTGTAACTTACTTCGACGAAAACTTGACAGATGTAATTTTTGACCCCATTCATCTTCCTAATGCGATTAAAAATCTGATAGATAATTCAATAAAATACTCAAAAGAGAAAGTTAGGATTGAAATTTCTGTTATTCTAAAGGAGAAATGGATTCATATAACGGTCGGCGATAATGGGCTGGGCGTTAAAGAAAAGGATCTTCCAAAGATATTCAAGAAATTTTATAAAATAGAACACTCAAAGAAAAATCACGGACTTGGGTTAGGTCTTAGCTATGTAGAATGGGTATGCAAAATGCACAAAGGAAATATAAATGTTGAGAGCAAATATAATGAAGGATCTAAATTTACTATATCTATACCATTTATCAATGAATAA
- a CDS encoding response regulator transcription factor — protein MNKKILIAENNSDFSYVVQWHFEQKGFIVLETKSGQEAIELFESERPDIVLLDINLDDEVDGKKVAKKIRDQDKYTPIIFMSGESKSPADVVEGFEIGCNFFLKKPVAMEEIEAHINTALKSMPNQKVFKYEKCDIVPTERVIRFGNNQREYLSDKESRVLTLLCDYISVTVSSLNILKNVWNDEYMEESLRNIISSLRKKLTNKGLKIETVKNKGYRLETI, from the coding sequence ATGAATAAGAAAATACTAATTGCCGAGAATAACTCAGATTTCTCGTATGTAGTTCAATGGCATTTTGAGCAAAAGGGATTCATTGTTCTCGAAACAAAGTCGGGACAGGAAGCTATTGAATTATTTGAGTCCGAAAGGCCAGATATTGTGCTGTTGGATATTAATCTGGATGATGAAGTTGATGGAAAAAAAGTTGCAAAAAAAATAAGAGATCAGGATAAATATACTCCAATCATTTTTATGAGCGGAGAAAGTAAATCTCCTGCTGATGTAGTTGAAGGGTTTGAAATCGGGTGTAATTTCTTCCTTAAAAAGCCTGTCGCAATGGAAGAAATCGAAGCTCATATCAACACAGCATTAAAATCTATGCCAAATCAAAAAGTTTTCAAATACGAAAAGTGCGATATCGTTCCAACTGAACGAGTAATCCGTTTCGGCAATAATCAACGAGAGTATTTATCAGATAAGGAGAGTAGAGTTTTAACTTTGTTGTGCGATTATATTTCAGTAACCGTAAGCTCGCTTAACATTCTTAAAAATGTCTGGAATGACGAATACATGGAAGAATCACTTCGAAATATTATAAGTTCTCTTCGCAAGAAACTCACGAATAAAGGGCTGAAAATTGAGACTGTAAAAAATAAAGGGTACCGTTTGGAAACAATATAA
- the mobB gene encoding conjugal transfer protein MobB produces MIAKIGKGSNMYGAILYNQQKVETENGAVLLLNKIPDTVDGRYSVAYFNKCFEPYLSANIKTEKTVRHISLNPDPSDKVSDEQFTEMAQEYMERMGYGNQPYIVFKHTDIDRTHIHIVSTCVGIDGKKIPDDYDHPRSMAICRDLEQKYNMKKATEQEQKQANKVFKPVNHKNGDIKSQIASVVRYLPKYYNFSTMGSYNALLSLFNITAEEVKGERNGQRINGLVYVALDENGNKVSNPFKASLFGKDAGVAHLQKHFEQSKEKMKTTSVRFVLKNTVELAIHTTSNETDFKKQLTEQGINTITRRNNEGRIYGMTFIDYESRSVWNGSQLDRNLSANVFNEWWNNGNKPELKIQVSSVSKANDIENLPTKDLFEILSKEHSDISDLGLFSLLPDADGEDNEEEQFAKRMKKKKKGRGL; encoded by the coding sequence ATGATTGCAAAAATCGGAAAGGGAAGCAATATGTACGGAGCTATTTTGTACAATCAGCAGAAAGTGGAAACGGAAAACGGAGCGGTTTTATTACTGAACAAGATACCCGACACGGTCGACGGCAGGTATTCTGTAGCCTATTTTAATAAGTGTTTTGAGCCGTACCTGTCGGCAAATATCAAAACGGAAAAGACGGTACGGCATATTTCGTTGAATCCAGATCCTTCAGATAAAGTCAGCGATGAACAGTTTACCGAAATGGCACAGGAGTATATGGAGCGTATGGGTTACGGTAATCAGCCCTATATTGTTTTCAAGCATACGGATATTGACCGAACGCATATACACATTGTTTCGACTTGTGTAGGTATTGACGGAAAGAAAATACCCGATGATTACGACCATCCACGCTCAATGGCAATCTGTCGGGATTTGGAACAGAAATATAATATGAAAAAGGCAACTGAACAAGAGCAGAAACAAGCCAATAAAGTTTTCAAGCCTGTAAATCATAAAAATGGCGACATAAAAAGTCAGATTGCTTCGGTAGTACGGTATCTACCAAAGTATTATAACTTTTCTACTATGGGTAGTTACAATGCTTTACTATCACTTTTCAACATCACAGCAGAAGAAGTCAAAGGCGAGCGGAACGGTCAGAGGATAAACGGTTTGGTTTATGTGGCATTGGACGAGAACGGAAACAAGGTAAGCAATCCGTTCAAAGCATCACTTTTCGGGAAAGATGCAGGCGTTGCACATCTGCAAAAACACTTTGAGCAGTCCAAAGAGAAAATGAAAACGACCTCTGTAAGGTTTGTTCTGAAAAATACGGTGGAGCTTGCCATACATACCACAAGTAACGAAACAGATTTTAAAAAGCAACTTACAGAACAAGGTATTAATACTATTACACGCAGAAACAATGAAGGACGAATTTACGGTATGACCTTTATTGACTACGAAAGCCGTAGCGTTTGGAACGGCTCACAGTTAGACAGAAACCTATCTGCTAATGTGTTTAACGAGTGGTGGAACAATGGAAATAAACCCGAATTAAAGATACAGGTCAGCTCTGTCTCCAAAGCAAATGACATAGAAAACCTACCGACAAAAGACCTTTTTGAAATTCTTTCAAAAGAGCATTCGGATATTTCTGATTTAGGATTATTCAGTTTGCTACCTGATGCAGACGGCGAGGATAACGAGGAAGAACAGTTTGCCAAGCGTATGAAAAAAAAGAAGAAAGGAAGGGGATTGTAA
- the mobA gene encoding conjugal transfer protein MobA, which translates to MEEKNRNQIKKTGRKPKIDPAVHRYSFNLNDEDNAKFLAFFDQSGMKITAHFITACIFQKTVKTVKIDMDAIEYHAGLTKFFGQFRGIATNYNQVVKLLNTNFSDKKASAYLYKLEKDSKEMKELLLKVLILTEEFEKKYLNKE; encoded by the coding sequence ATGGAAGAGAAAAACAGAAATCAGATTAAAAAGACAGGAAGAAAACCGAAGATTGACCCTGCGGTACATCGGTATTCCTTCAACCTCAATGATGAGGATAACGCCAAGTTTCTTGCCTTTTTTGACCAGTCGGGAATGAAGATTACAGCACATTTTATTACGGCTTGTATCTTTCAAAAGACGGTAAAGACCGTAAAAATTGATATGGATGCGATAGAATACCACGCAGGATTGACCAAATTTTTCGGACAGTTCAGAGGAATAGCAACAAATTACAATCAGGTTGTAAAGCTCTTGAATACCAATTTTTCGGATAAAAAAGCATCTGCATACCTCTATAAATTAGAAAAGGATAGCAAAGAAATGAAAGAATTATTGCTAAAGGTTTTAATTCTTACCGAGGAATTTGAGAAAAAATATCTAAATAAAGAGTAG
- a CDS encoding DUF3408 domain-containing protein, whose amino-acid sequence MIHEENKNQKPETEDFSIENFLTDERKQPLTEQQAVTHREDFAKPKVDEEAIMRVMAGEEPEETATEQTKPSANSTKKSTSKPKKLTKEDYCGQFFKIPTTTASKGKSVYVRQEHHDTFSRLTSIMGMDKLTIYAYLDNIIEYHFQEFGELISEIYNEKHKPLF is encoded by the coding sequence ATGATACACGAAGAAAACAAAAATCAAAAACCCGAGACGGAAGATTTTTCTATTGAAAATTTCCTAACCGATGAAAGGAAACAACCTTTGACGGAACAACAAGCAGTAACACATCGGGAAGATTTTGCCAAACCCAAAGTAGATGAGGAAGCCATCATGCGTGTAATGGCAGGCGAAGAACCCGAGGAAACAGCAACGGAACAAACCAAACCGTCAGCGAACAGCACGAAAAAAAGTACCTCCAAGCCAAAGAAGCTGACCAAAGAGGACTACTGCGGACAGTTCTTTAAAATTCCTACCACAACGGCAAGCAAGGGCAAATCGGTCTATGTACGGCAGGAGCACCACGATACATTCAGCAGGCTTACAAGCATTATGGGTATGGACAAACTGACTATCTATGCGTATCTCGACAACATTATCGAATACCACTTTCAGGAGTTCGGAGAATTGATTAGCGAAATCTATAACGAAAAACACAAACCGTTGTTCTGA
- a CDS encoding nucleotidyl transferase AbiEii/AbiGii toxin family protein, with protein sequence MLHKETVSSEMWELLQKLMKDEMLKDYFLVGGTALALRLGHRLSIDIDLFSRKTFDQNAMFKYLEKTYGAELVEEGLFNNTVLSFIGNIKVDIITHNYPLVAPVEINDGVRMVSNYDIGAMKLHAIHQTGDRYKDFVDMAFLLEHAPLKNYLDSYHQKYNQDPYWACVGLKTYDRLESLKGVGILKGKEKTFNEVKAILEQALKIPLQRVELLKQKDIPKMTKKPRFRR encoded by the coding sequence ATGTTGCACAAAGAAACAGTCAGCAGTGAGATGTGGGAACTTCTCCAAAAGCTGATGAAAGATGAAATGCTGAAAGATTATTTTTTAGTGGGCGGAACTGCTCTCGCTTTGCGATTGGGACATCGATTAAGTATTGATATTGACCTGTTCAGTAGGAAAACATTTGACCAGAACGCAATGTTTAAATATCTTGAAAAAACGTATGGAGCCGAATTGGTGGAAGAAGGTCTTTTCAATAATACGGTTTTGAGTTTTATAGGCAATATAAAAGTTGATATTATAACTCACAATTATCCGCTGGTGGCTCCTGTGGAAATTAATGACGGGGTCAGAATGGTATCAAATTATGACATCGGTGCAATGAAACTCCATGCAATTCATCAGACAGGTGACAGGTATAAAGATTTTGTGGATATGGCATTCTTACTTGAGCATGCTCCATTAAAAAATTATCTGGACAGTTATCACCAGAAGTATAACCAAGATCCTTATTGGGCATGTGTCGGTCTAAAAACCTATGATAGACTTGAATCTCTTAAGGGTGTTGGTATATTAAAGGGGAAAGAAAAAACCTTTAACGAGGTAAAAGCTATTCTGGAACAAGCCCTAAAAATCCCTTTGCAAAGAGTTGAATTACTGAAACAAAAAGACATACCAAAAATGACTAAAAAACCCAGATTTAGAAGGTAA
- a CDS encoding DUF6922 domain-containing protein, with translation MGEIIVKRPDLHPKFFWDFRYDEIEWEAYKMVIARIIERGGQEEIDELVRYYGYNKVFKAIRDEIYFLPNYAIDKALKFFPELKKEEMYCYLNRKDKPYHWI, from the coding sequence ATGGGGGAAATTATAGTAAAGAGACCAGATCTGCACCCTAAATTCTTTTGGGATTTCAGGTATGATGAAATTGAATGGGAAGCCTATAAAATGGTTATAGCCCGTATCATAGAACGTGGTGGTCAGGAAGAAATTGATGAGCTTGTCCGATATTATGGCTACAATAAAGTATTTAAGGCTATCCGTGACGAAATTTACTTCTTGCCTAATTATGCAATTGATAAGGCTCTGAAATTTTTTCCAGAACTCAAAAAGGAAGAAATGTACTGTTATCTGAACCGTAAGGATAAACCTTACCATTGGATATAA
- a CDS encoding DUF6922 domain-containing protein: protein MGLNNDRDIPNLDRVFFWDFDIEAMNFKKAYKTIIARIIERGGQNEIDELVRYYGHSKVITVIRDEIYFLPNYAIDRALRFFPELKKEEMYCYLNRKDKPYHWI, encoded by the coding sequence ATGGGGTTAAATAATGACAGAGACATTCCAAATCTTGACCGAGTATTTTTTTGGGATTTCGACATCGAAGCAATGAACTTTAAGAAAGCCTACAAGACTATTATAGCCCGTATCATAGAACGTGGCGGTCAAAATGAAATTGACGAGCTTGTCCGATATTATGGTCACAGCAAAGTAATCACGGTTATCCGTGACGAAATTTACTTCTTGCCCAATTATGCAATTGATAGGGCATTGAGGTTCTTCCCAGAACTCAAAAAGGAAGAAATGTACTGCTACCTGAACCGTAAGGACAAGCCTTACCATTGGATATAA
- a CDS encoding helix-turn-helix domain-containing protein, which yields MQSNHNKFAQKAINQNWDYSQVFGICTPNTAIESNITMTYVNSFYFRGLNDADMEITVLDIQILKALHREVKEVSVLIKEMTAPYKALQQATKWLDHQEACQLLNISKRTLQTYRAKGILGATQINRKTYFRLSEVELLMQGERTLKKQKK from the coding sequence ATGCAATCAAACCACAACAAGTTCGCCCAAAAAGCAATAAACCAAAATTGGGATTATAGTCAAGTATTTGGCATCTGTACGCCAAATACCGCCATTGAAAGCAACATTACAATGACCTATGTGAATAGCTTCTATTTTCGAGGTTTAAATGATGCAGATATGGAAATAACGGTTTTAGACATTCAGATTTTGAAAGCATTGCACAGGGAAGTAAAGGAGGTTTCCGTATTGATTAAGGAAATGACTGCACCCTACAAAGCACTGCAACAGGCAACGAAATGGCTCGACCATCAGGAAGCCTGCCAACTGCTGAACATCAGCAAACGGACATTGCAGACATACAGGGCAAAAGGCATTCTTGGGGCAACGCAAATCAATCGGAAAACGTATTTCAGATTATCCGAAGTGGAATTACTTATGCAGGGAGAGCGAACATTAAAAAAGCAAAAGAAATGA
- a CDS encoding helix-turn-helix domain-containing protein gives MKQIGNSNEDMLVLLEAVVGIKNELLYIREYFHPLLKGEIYLSGEQVCEMLHVSKRTLQQYRDDGLIPFIKLERKILFRESDIIRVLEDNYQR, from the coding sequence ATGAAACAGATTGGAAATTCAAACGAGGATATGCTTGTCTTGCTCGAAGCTGTGGTAGGCATCAAAAATGAACTGCTGTATATCAGGGAATATTTCCACCCATTACTAAAAGGGGAAATTTACCTTTCAGGCGAACAGGTTTGCGAAATGCTTCACGTCAGCAAACGAACGTTGCAACAGTACAGGGATGACGGACTGATACCGTTTATCAAGCTCGAACGGAAAATCCTTTTCCGTGAAAGCGATATTATCAGGGTATTGGAAGATAACTACCAGCGTTAG